One window from the genome of Marinobacter sp. es.048 encodes:
- a CDS encoding pseudoazurin — MKLMLKHTVASAALALISGVAMAAEHVVEMKNSGADGAMVFEPGFVKAEPGDTVKFVLVDPAHNSVSVEVPGGAEGWQGAMNEGITVTLNEEGVYVYKCTPHAALNMAGVIQVGDPVNYDAAKAAVDKLTAAAATNKDRLTGYFGQVQ; from the coding sequence ATGAAATTAATGCTTAAACACACCGTTGCTTCAGCCGCGCTCGCTCTGATTTCTGGGGTTGCGATGGCGGCCGAACACGTCGTTGAAATGAAGAACTCCGGCGCTGACGGTGCCATGGTCTTTGAACCGGGATTTGTGAAGGCCGAGCCTGGCGATACGGTCAAATTTGTTCTTGTCGATCCAGCACACAACTCAGTGTCTGTGGAAGTGCCCGGGGGTGCTGAAGGCTGGCAGGGCGCCATGAATGAGGGCATTACGGTTACCCTGAACGAAGAGGGCGTATACGTTTATAAGTGCACGCCCCACGCCGCATTGAACATGGCCGGTGTCATTCAGGTGGGGGACCCGGTCAACTACGACGCTGCCAAAGCGGCAGTAGACAAGCTGACCGCTGCTGCAGCCACGAATAAGGACCGGCTGACCGGTTACTTCGGGCAAGTTCAGTGA
- the ovoA gene encoding 5-histidylcysteine sulfoxide synthase → MTMPIPEAQSPTRALNPGAGLLRTPDLSVGSEEDKRAEIASYFTNTFDTYTRLFDCLADDSGYFQKSIPLRHPLIFYLGHTATFFVNKLVLAKLLPERIDPHMESIFAVGVDEMSWDDLDEDHYDWPTVAEVMDYRAKVRATVLELTESLPLSLPINWENPWWPIVMGVEHERIHLETSSVLIRQHDLAKVRPQPEWAPIRGTGEAPENELVTVPAGKVSTGKPYDDAFYGWDNEYGEHEAHVDEFRASQYLVSNQEFLEFVEAGGYQEDRFWNEEGCAWRQFAKARHPTFWRWQNGWHLRLMTEEVEMPWDWPVEVNYHEAKAFCEWKREQTGQPVRLPTEDEWYRLCAEAGIEEVGHDPSNANLHLDHGASSCPVTRFRHGQWFDVVGNVWQWTETPTYPFDNFKVHPLYDDFTTPTFDGQHNLIKGGSWISCGNEARLSARYAFRRHFFQHAGFRYIASESEAVQPNAYYESDRLLTEYAEFHFGDTWFGVENFPKTLADLALDARKGKPTGKALDLGCACGRSSFELAREFNDVEGVDFSANFIRLGAEMAEQGSIRYALAEEGELVSYHTRTLKELGLEECSERVSFYQGDACNLKPQYSGYDLVLAANLIDRLYRPRRFLDRIHERINNGGLLVIASPYTWLEEHTPKEEWIGGFKKDGENHTTLDGLKEHLLQHFRLVREPRKVPFVIRETQHKFQHTLSEVTIWERLPR, encoded by the coding sequence ATGACAATGCCAATACCGGAAGCGCAGTCCCCCACCCGAGCCCTCAACCCCGGAGCCGGCCTCCTCAGAACGCCGGATCTCAGCGTCGGGTCCGAGGAGGACAAACGCGCCGAAATCGCTTCCTACTTCACCAACACCTTTGACACCTACACGCGCCTTTTCGACTGCCTCGCCGATGATTCAGGCTATTTCCAGAAGTCGATCCCCCTGAGACACCCTCTCATTTTCTACCTCGGCCATACCGCGACTTTCTTCGTCAACAAACTGGTACTGGCCAAACTCCTCCCCGAACGTATCGATCCGCACATGGAATCGATTTTCGCGGTCGGCGTTGATGAGATGAGCTGGGACGATCTGGACGAAGATCATTACGACTGGCCCACCGTTGCCGAAGTCATGGATTACCGTGCCAAAGTCCGGGCCACCGTGTTGGAACTGACTGAATCACTCCCGCTCAGCCTGCCGATCAACTGGGAGAACCCCTGGTGGCCGATCGTTATGGGTGTTGAGCATGAACGCATCCATCTTGAGACGTCGTCCGTGCTGATCCGCCAGCACGACCTCGCAAAGGTACGCCCGCAGCCAGAATGGGCACCGATTCGTGGGACCGGGGAAGCACCGGAAAACGAACTGGTCACCGTGCCGGCTGGCAAAGTGTCCACCGGAAAACCCTACGACGACGCCTTCTACGGCTGGGACAATGAATACGGCGAACATGAGGCCCATGTCGATGAGTTCAGGGCCAGTCAGTATCTGGTTAGTAACCAGGAATTCCTCGAGTTTGTTGAAGCCGGTGGTTACCAGGAAGATCGATTCTGGAATGAGGAGGGTTGTGCCTGGCGACAATTCGCCAAGGCAAGGCATCCTACCTTCTGGCGCTGGCAGAATGGATGGCATCTGCGCCTGATGACCGAAGAAGTCGAGATGCCCTGGGATTGGCCCGTGGAAGTCAACTACCACGAGGCTAAAGCCTTTTGCGAGTGGAAACGGGAGCAAACCGGCCAGCCCGTCCGCCTGCCTACAGAAGACGAGTGGTACCGCTTGTGTGCGGAGGCCGGCATCGAAGAAGTAGGCCATGATCCCTCCAACGCCAACCTGCATCTTGACCATGGAGCATCGTCGTGCCCGGTTACCCGGTTCCGGCATGGTCAGTGGTTCGACGTTGTCGGCAACGTCTGGCAGTGGACGGAAACACCGACCTATCCGTTCGATAATTTCAAGGTGCATCCGCTGTACGACGATTTCACAACGCCGACGTTTGACGGGCAACACAACCTCATCAAAGGCGGTTCGTGGATTTCCTGCGGCAACGAAGCCCGATTATCGGCCCGTTACGCCTTCCGGAGGCACTTCTTCCAGCACGCAGGCTTCCGCTACATCGCCTCTGAAAGCGAGGCGGTGCAACCCAATGCTTACTATGAAAGCGACCGGTTACTGACTGAATACGCGGAATTCCACTTCGGTGACACCTGGTTTGGTGTGGAGAACTTCCCGAAAACCCTGGCGGATCTTGCCCTGGACGCGAGGAAGGGCAAGCCCACCGGAAAAGCACTCGACCTGGGCTGCGCCTGCGGCCGTTCCAGCTTTGAGTTGGCAAGAGAATTCAATGACGTGGAAGGCGTGGATTTCTCGGCCAACTTTATCAGGCTGGGCGCAGAAATGGCCGAGCAGGGTTCCATTCGGTATGCGCTTGCAGAGGAAGGCGAACTGGTCAGTTATCACACCCGGACGCTCAAAGAGCTGGGCCTTGAGGAATGCTCAGAACGGGTAAGCTTCTACCAGGGAGATGCCTGTAACCTGAAACCGCAGTACTCGGGCTACGACCTTGTTCTGGCGGCCAACCTGATTGATCGTCTCTACCGGCCAAGGCGCTTCCTGGACAGAATTCACGAGCGCATTAACAACGGTGGCCTGTTGGTTATTGCCTCTCCCTACACCTGGCTGGAAGAACATACGCCGAAAGAAGAGTGGATTGGCGGTTTCAAGAAGGATGGTGAGAATCACACCACGCTGGATGGCCTGAAAGAACACCTTTTACAGCATTTCCGGTTAGTCCGTGAGCCGAGAAAGGTGCCTTTCGTTATCCGCGAAACCCAACACAAGTTCCAGCATACCCTGTCGGAAGTGACTATCTGGGAGCGGTTGCCGCGCTGA
- a CDS encoding CPBP family intramembrane glutamic endopeptidase, with protein sequence MLTFGIAWGILAAFIFFPKSMVGLFGEITGEHPLFYLAVWAPAISAFIVIFRWSGLEGLRRHLGRALLWRCSWPWYTFLLLGVPLVFFAGSFFKGNLSEAAFPFPSASAFLVALFFIAIKGPVEEFGWRGLALPLLQRKMAPIWAALVIGVIWGLWHTPAFLLSGTEQSAWSFLPFFTGTIALSVIVTPLFNASRGSIFLPALFHFMLINPVWPDAQPYDTYIFALVAIIIIWLNRQSMFSREYSVTEVLPKQPGA encoded by the coding sequence TTGCTGACCTTTGGCATCGCCTGGGGAATCCTGGCTGCCTTCATCTTTTTTCCGAAATCCATGGTTGGACTGTTCGGCGAAATCACCGGCGAACACCCTCTTTTCTATCTCGCCGTCTGGGCCCCGGCCATCTCGGCGTTTATTGTAATTTTTCGATGGTCCGGGCTGGAAGGATTGCGCCGGCATTTGGGACGCGCCCTGCTGTGGCGCTGCTCATGGCCCTGGTATACGTTCCTGCTTCTTGGTGTCCCCCTGGTGTTCTTTGCGGGGTCATTCTTTAAGGGCAACCTGTCGGAGGCTGCCTTTCCATTCCCGTCTGCATCAGCGTTTCTGGTTGCGCTTTTTTTTATTGCCATTAAAGGCCCTGTTGAGGAGTTCGGCTGGCGAGGCCTGGCTCTTCCCCTTCTGCAACGCAAAATGGCACCGATCTGGGCCGCGCTTGTCATTGGCGTCATCTGGGGCCTTTGGCACACGCCAGCTTTTCTGCTGAGCGGTACCGAGCAGAGCGCCTGGTCATTCCTGCCGTTTTTTACGGGCACCATCGCGCTGAGCGTGATTGTGACGCCTCTGTTCAACGCTTCCCGGGGAAGCATTTTCCTGCCCGCGCTCTTTCATTTTATGCTCATCAACCCCGTCTGGCCCGACGCCCAGCCTTATGACACCTATATTTTTGCGTTGGTGGCCATAATCATCATCTGGTTGAACCGCCAGAGTATGTTTTCCCGCGAATACAGCGTTACCGAAGTCCTCCCAAAACAACCGGGCGCTTGA
- a CDS encoding DUF2860 domain-containing protein, translating to MKKYLALPILCIAMPVFAQPAPQKGFSGEVSLNAGIISSTSNFNVDGDATISSLENKADSESEGLIAPLGNVAYTFGEALGQQVYFGTTREDIAVGTLAVQLGYKHKLSSGTVVDISFLPTVISGETWQNPYQLNTPRKETDVSGNAYRLQLNSISGSGFSLDLAFATTDVEDDLTAGTDLARDADSYYVKGSYRFTVSPTSFVSPSAIYIQHDADGSASSFDAYGAEVSWFNILGRHSLVLTAGFTKRDYDSASALFNRKRSDDELSLFAAYEYPEFMGWKDWSFISFAGYGNTQSNLTFFDESSYLFAVGLNYKF from the coding sequence ATGAAAAAATACCTCGCCCTCCCGATTTTGTGCATCGCGATGCCTGTCTTCGCGCAACCGGCGCCTCAGAAGGGGTTCAGTGGTGAAGTCTCGCTAAATGCGGGGATCATCTCTTCAACGTCCAACTTTAACGTCGATGGCGATGCGACCATCAGTTCCCTGGAGAACAAGGCAGACAGTGAGTCAGAGGGCCTGATTGCGCCGCTTGGCAACGTTGCCTATACCTTTGGCGAGGCATTGGGTCAGCAGGTCTATTTTGGCACCACACGGGAAGACATTGCCGTCGGGACGCTGGCCGTGCAGCTTGGATATAAACACAAACTCAGCTCCGGCACAGTTGTAGATATTTCCTTTTTGCCGACGGTGATTTCGGGAGAAACCTGGCAAAACCCTTATCAGCTCAACACACCAAGAAAAGAAACGGACGTCTCGGGCAACGCCTATCGCCTGCAACTTAACAGTATTTCCGGCTCCGGTTTCAGTCTCGATCTTGCCTTCGCAACGACGGATGTTGAAGATGACCTGACCGCCGGAACGGATCTGGCTCGCGATGCCGACAGCTACTACGTAAAGGGCAGTTACCGTTTCACCGTCTCGCCGACCAGCTTTGTCTCACCCTCTGCCATTTACATCCAACATGATGCCGATGGCAGTGCCAGCAGTTTTGACGCCTATGGCGCGGAGGTGAGCTGGTTCAACATTCTGGGCAGGCACAGCCTGGTACTGACCGCAGGTTTCACAAAGCGGGATTATGACAGCGCCAGCGCGCTGTTCAACAGAAAGCGTTCGGATGATGAGCTCAGCCTGTTTGCAGCCTACGAGTACCCGGAATTCATGGGATGGAAGGATTGGTCGTTTATTTCTTTTGCAGGTTATGGCAACACACAATCCAACCTGACCTTTTTTGATGAATCCTCATACCTGTTTGCGGTTGGTCTGAACTACAAGTTCTGA
- a CDS encoding mechanosensitive ion channel family protein — translation MLESFEAGFKAWLWPGFSAILVVAATYILYRLALAVFRRFSESRTVIRLFLDAAARALGVVFCLLALAGSLETAPSDLPLMAAIQHVTALLLVLAITWAAVRLTSAIGEVIVALNPVLEGQWKRARKVETQTRFLVRALNILIVIIGLGAALMTFESVRHMGASLLASAGVGGLILGFAARPVLSNLLAGMQIALTQPFRIDDVLHVQGEWCWVEEVTATYVVLRVWDLRRLVVPLQWFIENPFQNWSRNSSDLLGTVFIWVDYTMPVEPLRQEFKRLLDESGLWDRDFASVQVTDASDQALQVRFLMSTPDSSVGWDLRCAIREGLVTFIQEYYPAQLPRLRARVVEN, via the coding sequence ATGCTGGAATCGTTTGAAGCCGGTTTCAAGGCGTGGTTGTGGCCGGGGTTTTCGGCGATTCTTGTGGTTGCGGCGACCTATATCCTTTACCGGCTGGCTCTGGCGGTGTTTCGGCGTTTCTCAGAGTCCAGAACGGTCATCCGGCTGTTCCTGGATGCCGCTGCCCGGGCTCTCGGTGTGGTTTTTTGCCTGCTTGCCCTGGCAGGTTCTCTGGAGACCGCCCCATCTGATCTACCCTTGATGGCAGCGATTCAGCACGTCACAGCCCTTTTGCTGGTGCTTGCAATCACGTGGGCGGCGGTTCGACTGACCTCGGCCATCGGCGAGGTCATTGTTGCGCTTAATCCGGTCCTGGAAGGACAGTGGAAGCGGGCACGGAAGGTCGAAACCCAGACCCGTTTTCTGGTCCGGGCACTTAACATACTCATTGTGATCATTGGTTTGGGGGCTGCCCTGATGACCTTTGAGTCTGTTCGACACATGGGTGCCAGCCTGCTCGCTTCAGCGGGTGTTGGCGGCCTGATTCTGGGGTTCGCGGCCCGCCCTGTGCTCAGCAATCTGCTGGCCGGTATGCAGATTGCCCTGACTCAACCTTTTCGCATAGACGATGTGCTGCATGTACAGGGGGAATGGTGCTGGGTGGAGGAAGTGACAGCCACCTATGTGGTCTTGCGGGTCTGGGATTTGCGCCGCCTCGTTGTCCCTCTGCAATGGTTTATCGAGAACCCGTTCCAGAACTGGTCCAGAAATTCCTCCGATCTGTTGGGAACCGTGTTCATTTGGGTAGACTACACCATGCCGGTTGAGCCACTCAGGCAGGAGTTCAAACGTTTGCTGGATGAGTCAGGTCTGTGGGATCGTGATTTTGCATCTGTACAGGTTACGGATGCCAGCGATCAGGCCCTGCAAGTGCGCTTTCTGATGAGTACTCCTGATTCCAGCGTTGGCTGGGATCTTCGATGTGCCATCCGTGAGGGGCTCGTAACCTTTATTCAGGAATATTATCCCGCTCAGCTGCCACGGCTCAGAGCCCGTGTGGTTGAAAACTGA
- a CDS encoding SDR family oxidoreductase, which translates to MSPQTVWITGASSGIGEALALQFAQDGARLVLSARREAELERVAERCREAGVATDHVLVLPLDVTDWDSLPGKVQTVLDTFGSIDLLVNNAGVSQRSLCKDTDMSVYQKLMDVDVMGQIALTKAVLPHMLERGDGHLAVTSSVAGKVGAPMRTGYCAAKHAVMGFFDALRAEVEGQGVCVSTITPGFIRTDISRNALSGDGSAYGKEDDDIAGGMDVTECAEVVFKALKAKKREIPVGKGKEMAALWVKRIWPEALFRLAKA; encoded by the coding sequence ATGTCTCCCCAAACCGTCTGGATAACCGGTGCTTCCTCTGGTATCGGCGAGGCACTTGCCTTGCAGTTTGCACAGGATGGCGCTCGCCTGGTTCTTTCCGCTCGTCGGGAAGCTGAGTTGGAACGTGTTGCCGAGCGTTGCCGGGAGGCAGGAGTGGCAACGGATCATGTGCTGGTGCTGCCGCTAGATGTTACCGACTGGGATTCATTGCCCGGTAAAGTTCAAACGGTGCTTGATACCTTTGGTTCTATCGACCTTTTGGTGAACAACGCGGGTGTTTCACAGCGCTCTCTGTGCAAGGACACGGATATGTCGGTTTACCAGAAACTGATGGATGTCGATGTTATGGGCCAGATTGCGCTGACCAAAGCAGTATTGCCCCACATGCTTGAGCGTGGTGACGGGCACCTTGCGGTGACTTCAAGTGTCGCCGGCAAGGTTGGTGCTCCCATGCGAACGGGTTACTGTGCTGCCAAGCATGCGGTAATGGGTTTCTTCGATGCATTGCGCGCCGAAGTTGAAGGCCAGGGCGTGTGCGTCTCAACAATAACGCCCGGTTTCATTCGTACCGATATTTCCCGAAATGCCCTCTCCGGCGATGGTTCAGCCTACGGCAAAGAGGACGACGATATTGCTGGCGGCATGGATGTAACCGAATGCGCCGAAGTGGTATTCAAAGCCCTCAAAGCCAAGAAACGGGAGATCCCGGTCGGAAAGGGTAAGGAAATGGCTGCGCTCTGGGTCAAACGGATCTGGCCCGAAGCCCTGTTTCGTCTTGCCAAAGCGTGA
- a CDS encoding BCCT family transporter, whose protein sequence is MTVKSQPAPRARSGPLTDSDPVVLVLTIGFILLFVGASIVDSGYVADLIGVGFAWTATYLGSFFQLLLLLTFFIAIGTALSRAGAARIGGMDRPEIGRFRWLSMIMCTLLAGGGVFFAAGEPVYHFVVTPPAFDTEAGSAAAVAPGMAQSFTHWGFLAWAVLGSLTALVLTRAHYGQGKPLQPRTLLYPVFGEKVIQGRLGGVIDAFCVIAVVAGTVGPIGFLATQMSFGLHELFGVSDGYSTQLTVLVVLAGVYMTSAMTGLHKGIQLLSRFNVILALVIAGVIFVFGPTLFLANTYTQSMGEYVTSFFAMATMTAETAPAWWMKWWTVFFFAWFIGYTPLMAVFVARISRGRTVREMVLAVAVLAPIATTIWFTLLGGSGIYHQLAGTFDLTEALNNFRFDVATLTVAQALPGGTWMAAAILLLTTIFVATTGDSMSYSIAMVGAGHDEPSPWIRVFWGGAMALMAAILLYMGAGQIGVLQQFIVLTAIPVSLIILPSLWTGPKAAMAMAREQGLV, encoded by the coding sequence ATGACCGTGAAATCCCAACCCGCTCCGAGAGCCAGAAGTGGACCGCTGACCGATAGCGATCCCGTTGTTCTGGTGCTCACTATCGGCTTCATACTTCTGTTCGTGGGTGCCTCAATCGTCGACAGCGGATACGTTGCTGACCTGATCGGAGTCGGCTTTGCGTGGACCGCAACCTATCTGGGCTCTTTTTTCCAGCTGCTGCTACTACTCACGTTTTTCATAGCTATAGGAACAGCCCTGAGCCGGGCTGGTGCCGCGCGTATCGGCGGAATGGACCGACCTGAAATCGGCCGTTTCCGGTGGCTTTCTATGATCATGTGTACCTTGCTGGCCGGAGGCGGGGTGTTTTTTGCCGCTGGTGAACCAGTTTATCATTTCGTTGTTACGCCGCCGGCTTTTGATACCGAAGCTGGTTCGGCCGCAGCGGTCGCGCCCGGCATGGCCCAATCGTTCACCCACTGGGGGTTCCTGGCCTGGGCCGTGCTCGGCTCCCTCACAGCTCTGGTCCTGACCCGGGCCCATTATGGCCAGGGCAAACCTCTACAGCCGAGAACCCTGCTATATCCGGTTTTTGGTGAGAAGGTGATTCAGGGCCGCCTCGGCGGTGTCATTGATGCCTTTTGTGTGATTGCCGTGGTGGCTGGAACCGTTGGCCCCATCGGCTTTCTGGCCACCCAGATGAGCTTTGGGTTGCATGAGCTGTTTGGGGTATCTGACGGCTATAGCACCCAGTTGACTGTGTTGGTGGTGCTGGCTGGCGTCTACATGACCTCTGCCATGACCGGTCTGCACAAGGGCATTCAGTTGCTGAGCCGTTTCAACGTCATACTGGCGCTGGTTATTGCCGGGGTGATTTTTGTCTTCGGGCCAACGCTGTTCCTGGCCAACACCTACACCCAGTCGATGGGAGAATATGTTACCTCGTTCTTTGCCATGGCGACCATGACCGCCGAAACGGCGCCGGCCTGGTGGATGAAGTGGTGGACGGTGTTTTTCTTCGCCTGGTTCATCGGTTACACGCCTCTGATGGCGGTCTTCGTCGCCAGAATTTCCCGGGGCCGGACTGTTCGCGAAATGGTTCTGGCGGTGGCTGTTTTGGCGCCAATTGCGACCACCATCTGGTTCACCCTCCTGGGTGGCTCTGGCATCTATCATCAGCTTGCAGGGACCTTCGACCTGACCGAGGCACTGAATAACTTCCGTTTTGATGTGGCGACACTGACGGTCGCCCAGGCATTGCCAGGTGGCACCTGGATGGCGGCTGCAATCTTGCTGCTGACGACCATTTTCGTAGCCACCACCGGCGATTCCATGAGCTATTCCATTGCCATGGTCGGGGCTGGCCACGACGAACCGAGCCCTTGGATTCGTGTGTTCTGGGGGGGTGCCATGGCATTGATGGCGGCCATCCTTCTGTATATGGGCGCCGGCCAGATTGGTGTGCTCCAGCAGTTCATTGTGCTGACGGCGATTCCGGTTTCACTGATCATCCTTCCATCGCTCTGGACCGGGCCGAAAGCGGCTATGGCAATGGCGCGTGAGCAGGGGCTGGTCTAG
- a CDS encoding serine hydrolase domain-containing protein: protein MPWLISCSAGYQKATNTSLATTFSNAVERFQRSYAFPGITASYVLPDGTSHSAAAGWADVENGQPMTSESRMLAASIGKTFVAATMVSLAQERAIDLDAPLSTWLGQNNWFQRLPNHRSLTIRQLLSHTSGLPNHVYLPAFVETVSERWPEPGNPFTPETLVRFVLDAEALFPPGEQWAYTDTGYILIGLVIEAITGRTYYEEVNDRFLEPLGLNATSASNKRRLSGLAAGYAAADNPFDFPVKTTDENGVMFWNPALEWTGGGLISTSRDLAKWGAAIFGGQGVSEEILNTMLQSVPIGDDMPGTYYGLGISIFRSGPLSPVFGHGGWIPGYSSSLRHYAESGITIAFQVNSDRISHQSLSEIELCLARVVISSGEKTDCVP, encoded by the coding sequence TTGCCCTGGTTGATCTCCTGCTCGGCCGGCTACCAGAAGGCAACCAACACCTCGCTGGCGACAACATTTTCAAATGCAGTGGAGCGGTTTCAGAGAAGCTATGCATTTCCCGGAATAACAGCCAGTTACGTGCTGCCAGACGGCACCAGCCACTCCGCAGCCGCCGGTTGGGCCGATGTGGAAAATGGCCAACCAATGACCTCAGAATCGAGAATGCTGGCAGCAAGTATCGGTAAGACTTTCGTTGCTGCGACCATGGTGTCGCTCGCGCAGGAACGAGCAATTGACCTGGACGCTCCATTATCAACCTGGTTGGGTCAGAACAACTGGTTCCAACGGCTTCCCAACCATCGGAGCCTGACTATACGTCAGCTGCTAAGCCACACTTCAGGCTTACCGAATCATGTTTACCTGCCTGCCTTTGTCGAAACTGTTTCGGAACGCTGGCCGGAACCCGGAAACCCGTTCACCCCCGAAACACTTGTCCGTTTCGTTCTGGACGCAGAAGCACTGTTTCCACCGGGCGAGCAATGGGCTTACACAGACACCGGGTATATTCTCATCGGACTTGTCATTGAAGCCATCACCGGTCGAACTTATTACGAAGAGGTCAACGACCGATTTCTCGAACCACTGGGGCTGAACGCGACATCAGCATCGAACAAACGCAGGCTTTCGGGCCTTGCTGCCGGGTACGCCGCTGCCGACAATCCCTTTGATTTCCCGGTAAAAACAACAGATGAGAACGGCGTTATGTTTTGGAATCCAGCGCTGGAGTGGACCGGCGGCGGACTCATCAGCACCTCCCGTGACCTGGCAAAATGGGGAGCTGCAATTTTTGGGGGACAAGGAGTGTCAGAGGAGATCCTGAACACAATGCTCCAGTCTGTTCCGATTGGCGACGATATGCCTGGAACCTATTATGGTCTTGGCATCTCCATTTTCCGATCGGGTCCGCTTTCACCTGTTTTCGGTCATGGTGGCTGGATCCCTGGCTACAGCTCAAGTCTCCGTCACTACGCCGAAAGCGGGATTACCATTGCCTTTCAGGTAAATAGTGATCGGATATCTCACCAAAGCCTCTCTGAAATCGAACTATGCCTGGCCCGCGTAGTCATATCGAGTGGTGAAAAGACCGACTGTGTACCCTGA
- a CDS encoding DUF2750 domain-containing protein encodes MSGEDLNQVMEMDGEERYDYFLSQVAEEREIWILVNGESQFLKIASDDGDVEYLPVWPASAFAAEYANGGEELTPRSISLPDFFRKWVPGLTRDGLDVGVFPGLDRTVWITEPAELKQDLQDVMSDF; translated from the coding sequence ATGAGCGGTGAAGACCTCAATCAAGTAATGGAAATGGATGGTGAAGAGCGGTACGACTACTTCCTGAGCCAGGTGGCCGAGGAACGGGAAATCTGGATTCTGGTGAACGGCGAGAGCCAGTTCCTCAAGATCGCCTCGGACGATGGCGATGTGGAATACCTGCCCGTGTGGCCGGCTTCGGCGTTTGCCGCCGAGTACGCCAACGGCGGCGAGGAGCTGACGCCTCGCAGTATTTCACTGCCAGACTTCTTTCGGAAATGGGTTCCAGGCTTAACCAGGGATGGCCTTGATGTGGGTGTGTTTCCCGGCCTCGATAGAACGGTATGGATCACCGAACCTGCAGAGCTCAAGCAGGATCTTCAGGACGTGATGTCCGATTTCTGA
- a CDS encoding multidrug effflux MFS transporter has product MSHLHLAILLGMTVALGPLALDAYLPAFPDIADGLGIDHGHVGLTLSAYVTTLGLAQLVGGPLSDRYGRKPVLFGGLLIFIAGAVMVSLADSLSDMVFWRIAQGIGGAFCAVSVPAIVRDEVSGQDAARLFGLIGLIMFIAPAAAPSLGSLMLALGEWQWIFLMLAGYAAFLVLTLQMALFPRLQPRTPTTTPIRSLVTNYLLVLRHRTTMRFIGIQVLCFSTMLLFITHSSFIYQEWYGLSNSTFAILFAANIAFMAALNLINRPLLRRFTSVQLVRAQVIAQCLALVALVASVQFQGPLWLVAGCIIVAIGCQGGIVPNNMANAMEFFPNLSGTAAALLGASQFTIAGAVSTLSSVSGDQTLLTIAVSMLVCSSGAVLLALGAPRAVALAKKSGL; this is encoded by the coding sequence TTGTCCCATCTGCACTTGGCCATACTGCTGGGCATGACCGTGGCACTCGGGCCATTGGCGCTTGATGCCTACCTGCCCGCTTTCCCGGACATTGCTGACGGGCTCGGCATTGACCACGGGCACGTGGGGCTCACGCTTAGTGCCTATGTCACCACATTGGGTCTTGCCCAACTGGTAGGTGGACCTTTGTCCGATCGATACGGTCGCAAACCGGTGCTTTTCGGGGGGCTGCTGATCTTTATCGCCGGCGCGGTCATGGTATCGCTGGCTGATAGCCTGTCCGACATGGTGTTCTGGCGGATTGCGCAGGGTATTGGTGGCGCCTTCTGCGCGGTGTCGGTTCCTGCCATTGTCCGGGATGAAGTCAGTGGACAGGACGCTGCGCGGCTGTTTGGGCTCATTGGCCTGATCATGTTCATAGCGCCCGCTGCGGCACCCTCGTTGGGATCGCTGATGCTTGCGCTGGGTGAGTGGCAGTGGATATTTCTGATGCTGGCCGGCTATGCCGCGTTTCTTGTGCTGACTCTGCAGATGGCGCTTTTCCCGAGGCTTCAACCGCGTACACCGACAACCACGCCTATTCGCTCGCTGGTGACCAATTACCTGCTGGTGCTCAGGCACAGAACCACCATGCGCTTTATCGGCATTCAGGTACTGTGTTTCAGCACCATGCTCTTGTTCATCACCCACTCCTCATTCATTTACCAGGAATGGTACGGCCTCTCTAACAGCACGTTCGCAATCTTGTTCGCCGCCAACATTGCGTTCATGGCTGCCCTCAACCTGATAAACCGTCCGCTGCTGAGGCGATTTACCTCGGTGCAGTTGGTGCGCGCCCAGGTCATCGCCCAATGCCTGGCTCTTGTCGCTCTGGTTGCCAGCGTTCAGTTCCAGGGACCCCTCTGGCTGGTGGCAGGCTGCATCATTGTCGCCATCGGCTGCCAGGGCGGCATAGTGCCCAATAACATGGCCAATGCCATGGAGTTCTTCCCGAACTTAAGTGGCACCGCGGCCGCTCTGCTGGGCGCATCGCAGTTCACCATTGCCGGGGCCGTCAGCACACTGTCCTCTGTCTCTGGAGACCAGACACTCCTGACCATCGCAGTCTCAATGCTTGTCTGTTCATCGGGTGCCGTTCTTCTTGCACTGGGCGCACCCCGGGCAGTAGCTTTGGCGAAAAAATCCGGTTTGTAA